From a single Glycine soja cultivar W05 chromosome 19, ASM419377v2, whole genome shotgun sequence genomic region:
- the LOC114400592 gene encoding protein MARD1-like, with translation MLLRNRSRAVTKPGLMADHGTQNSPNQNYAKTIPSLFGSPKFRDFTNKCLSSGTEALRSPTSILDARALSPFAFGNPFSTLPNKTSSPNRTSWDKPDSKGIGLALVGALKDDDNPICHNSEPKKGNVLLRVRIPFESQFQTCVDDFGIAKTNGSKNSSGSGICSKDCCDSPRSGGVLSWSAMELSEEYTCVISHGPIPKATHIFNNCIMVETYYSLPPKQNSHSAATSGNFLSFCYTCKKHLDQTKDIFIYRGEKAFCSRECRHREMMLDGIENLEFESNGYS, from the exons ATGCTGCTGAGGAACAGATCAAGGGCAGTGACAAAGCCAGGTTTGATGGCTGATCACGGCACCCAGAATTCTCCAAATCAAAACTATGCTAAAACTATTCCTTCTCTATTTGGGTCACCAAAATTCAGAGATTTCACCAACAAGTGTCTCTCTTCAGGAACTGAGGCCTTAAGGAGCCCAACTTCAATTCTTGATGCCAGAGCATTATCCCCTTTTGCCTTTGGAAACCCATTTTCAACCCTTCCAAACAAAACCTCCTCACCAAACAGAACCTCCTGGGACAAGCCTGATTCAAAGGGTATTGGCCTTGCTCTTGTTGGTGCTCTCAAAGATGATGATAACCCAATTTGTCACAATTCTGAACCCAAGAAAGGAAATGTTCTGCTTAGAGTGAGAATACCATTTGAGTCTCAATTTCAAACATGTGTGGATGATTTTGGAATCGCCAAAACCAATGGTTCAAAGAACTCATCAGGGTCAGGAATTTGTTCAAAGGATTGTTGTGATTCTCCAAGAAGTGGTGGCGTTCTGTCTTGGAGTGCGATGGAGCTTTCTGAGGAATATACATGCGTGATATCCCATGGACCTATCCCAAAAGCCACACACATATTCAACAATTGCATTATGGTGGAGACATATTATTCTCTCcccccaaaacaaaactctcACTCTGCTGCTACCTCCGGGAATTTCCTCAGCTTCTGCTACACTTGCAAGAAACATCTTGACCAGACAAAGGACATCTTTATTTATAG AGGAGAAAAAGCTTTCTGTAGCAGGGAATGCCGCCACAGAGAAATGATGTTAGATGGAATAGAAAATCTTGAGTTTGAAAGCAATGGTTATTCTTGA